The genomic interval CATAAAGGGATTCTCAATGCCAATGATATGAATATGCCGCATGGCACGACGCATAATACGTCGTAAAACATATCCTCGCCCTTCGTTACTAGGCATCACACCATCCGCGATTAAGAAACAGCAGGCACGCAGGTGGTCTGCAATCACCCGATGAGAGATAGCATGTTTCCCTTGGGGATCTGTCTGTGAGTAGGTGGCGGATCCATTGATCAGGGTTTTAAAAATATCCGTCTCAAAGTTATCATGAGTATTCTGCAAAACGGCCGCAATGCGCTCAATCCCCATGCCGGTATCAATACAGGGTTTAGGAAGAGGTGTGCGCGTTCTATCAGCATGTTGGAGAAATTGCATAAAAACAAGATTCCAAATCTCCACATAGCGATCGCCATCTTCATTAGGTGTTCCCGGTAGGCCGCCAGCAATATGTGCCCCGTGATCATAAAAAATTTCCGAACAAGGGCCGCACGGACCTGTGTCCCCCATTGACCAAAAATTATCAGATGTTGCGATTCCTATGAGGCGATCTGATCCAAATCCGGTGACCTTTTTCCAAATATCTGCAGCCTCTTGATCCTCATGATAGTGTGTAATGTAAAGGCGCTGAGGATCTATATCATATTCTTTTGTCAGAAGATTCCATGAGAAGGCAATAGCCTCATCTTTGAAATAATCGCCAAAAGAAAAATTCCCCAGCATTTCAAAAAACGTATGATGACGCGCTGTATGTCCTACATTCTCGAGATCATTGTGCTTACCCCCAGCACGGACACACTTTTGGACAGACGTGATGCGCGGTGCCGCGGGTTCTTCAGCGCCCGTAAAGTGATTTTTAAACGGAACCATTCCCGCATTTACAAACATAAGCGTTGGATCGCTGTGGGGAATGAGAGGGCTTGATGTCAAGTGTTGATGGCTGTGCCTCTGGAAATAGTCCAAAAATGTCGTACGAATTTGCCGAGTAAGCATAGTGAGTATGGAGTTACTTTTTATTACTCATGTATAGCTATTTTCCCAGTCAGGCGCAACACTTCCTAAGAGTCCCTTGTTTTTGGGTCTCCTTTACGAATAGGTTGTGTGTTTTTCTTTCACAGCCTGGCTTTTCACCTTCAGATAAAAAAATTCTATAGTTTTGATGGTAATTTTTTCTCGTAATTTATTAATGCAAGGCGATTTCTGCCACAGATTGGAGGCGCTTTTTTATCGCAAGAAGTAGCTTCTTTCGCAGGGGATCTGCTTCAACGACGGTAACAACAACAATATCTCCAAGGCTCCAGATATGTTTTCCTCGTTGGCCGACCATACGATTGGTTTTGTGATCATAGCTGTATCGATCGCCCAATAATGTTTCACGTGGAACAAATCCGGAAGCAGGATAGTCATCAAGTTCTACGTAAAGGCCAAATTTGGTAACCCCATCAATAATACCTTTGAAAGACCCTCCCCTGTGACCTTTCAGATAATTAATCATATAGCGTTCCCGCAACGAGCGTTCTGCCATATCTGCTTGGTGTTCTCGTTGCGTGATGTGGTTCGCAATGCGCTCAACTTCAGGCCGATTAAAGGGTGTGTGTTTCTCACGTCCCATGGCATGCAGAATGGCACGGTGCACAACAAAGTCAGCATAGCGACGAATAGGGGATGTAAAATGGGCATATTGTGGCAAATTCAACCCAAAATGCCCTTGGTTTTCTGGATTGTAAATGGCACGAGTTTGCGTGCGTAAAACTAATTTACTCACGAGGCGCTGTAGGGGGCTATCCGAAACGTGTTGTAGAATTTGATCTAAGTGTTTAGGCTCGCGAATTTCACCTTTAGGGAGGGGAACACCAAGAGCCTTCAACGTGTCACGCAATTCTTTAATTTTCAAAGGATCTGGAATTTCATGGGTGCGATAGATCGCTTGTGTTTTGTGTTGCTGCAACATGTGGGCTGCTGCAACATTTGCAAGGATCATAAACTCCTCAATAATGCGGTGACTATCGTAACGGTCGGCCGTCGCAAAAGATGTTTCTTCCGTTGTGGAATCAACGTGTATTTCAGTTTCAGGTAGATCAACGTTTAGCGTACCTCGATGTTGGCGTGCGCGTCGCAAAGCATGGTATGCACCAAGAAGATGATTCAGTTGGACAGTATCAAAACCTTTGGGTGCGTCAATCTCCCTCCCATCTAGATGGTTCTGCACTTGTTGATACGTCAATCGTGCGTGCGAGCGCATCAGAGCCCGCACAAATTTATAACGTTTACGGATGCCATTTTTATCAATCCATAAGTGAACCGCCAGACATGCACGATCCTCGTGTGGTTTCAAGGAACATAAATCATTTGATAGTTTTTCTGGAAGCATAGGAACAACGCGATCAGGAAAATAGACAGAGTTTCCACGGTTTTGGGCTTCGCGATCAAGCGCAGAGTTTGGTTGTACATAATAGCTGACATCTGCAATAGCTACCACGAGGTGCCATCCGTCCGGGTTGTCTGGATCTGGTTCCGCAAAAATAGCATCATCAAAATCCCGGGCATGGGCCCCATCAACCGTTACAAGTGGCATGTTCCGAAGGTCCACACGATCAGCAATCGTTGGTATAGTGCCTTTTTCAGCTTCGTTAAGGGCATCGGGATGAAACGCAAGAGGCAGCTTATAGTTGTGTAGGGTAATCAACCCTAAAATATGAGAATCGGTGCAGTGACCAAGAATCTCTTCGACGGTTGCATGGAAGGTGCGGTGCTTCTGGGAAATTTTTGCAAGCACAATATCGCCTGATTTTGGGTGATGGCCATTGCCATCTACAGAAATCTTGGGTGGCCACCCACGTTCTGTGGGTTCGATAAAATCCCCCTGAGGGTGACAAGTGTAAACACCAGTAATGCGTGTTGTTTGATTCGTGATGGTTTCAATGATCTTAGCTGTATAGGCATAACTTTCCAGTTTTTCCTCAATACGCACCTTGAGGCGATCGCCAATACGGTGATAGGTTTTCTCATTTTCTTGTATATGAATTAACCCTGCAAGATGTCCGGCATCGGGGCGGGCGAGAATATTACCTCTCTCATCAATCTCACTAATGACAACAATAAGAATTTTGGGGAGTGGTAACCGTGAGAGTTTATTGCGAAAAATCTGGAGGTGTCCATCCTCACATAGCTGACGAATGATATGTCGTAAGTTGTTACGGTTGTTGGCGGTAATCTTAAAGGCTCGAGCTAACTCCCGCCGCGTGACCTCTCCCCGATTTTGCTCAATATAATGAAGAATCTCTGCAGATGTGGGAAAAGGGATTTCTGTGCTCATTTTTTCGCTTTGCGTCCGAACGCTCGGGGAGGAGCGGATTTCTTTTTTGTGTAAAGGTCAATTGCTTCCGCTAAGGATATCTCAAAAATATCCATGGATGAAGGAATAGATGCGAAAATTTTGCCAACCTTCACATAGGGACCAAATCGCCCTATATTAAGAACAACATCATCACCGGACTCCTCTTCCTTACCAAGAGTTTTCGGTAGCTGTCCTATTTCAATGGCTTTTTCTAAGGTTAGGTTGGTGGGTGTAACACCGCGCGGCAGTGTGGCACGCTTAGGCTTTTCTTTGGGTTTTGTAGCCTCACCCCACTGTAGGTAGGCCCCGTATGGGCCTTTGCGAAGGGTTATTTCAAGCCCTGACACAGGATCTGTACCAAGGAGTTTTGGCTCATTGGATTCTGCCCCATCACCCTCAGTGATGCTCTCTTCCGCAGTGCTTTGATCCATAAATTGTCGTGTGAACTTACATTCAGGATAGCGTGAGCAGCCAATAAAACCCCCAAACTTCCCAAGTTTAAGGCTCAGAGTTCCACCATCTGTCTTGCTACAACTGGGACAGGAGCGATCTTTCTGTGCACCAAAAAGAAACTGTGCAAGGTCATCATTCAGCCTATCCAGCACCTCAGAGGTGCGCAGTTCCCCTGCATCGGCAATTTTTGCTGTGAAATTTTGCCAAAAATCCCCTAAAACAGTGAGCCATGCTTTTTCGCCACGAGAAATTTCATCAAGGCTTTCTTCAAGGTTTGCGGTAAAATCATAAGCGACATACTTATTGAAAAAATGCTCCAAGAAGGCAGTTACTATGCGTCCTCGAGACTCGGGAATAAATTGCTTTTTCTCTAGGCGCACATAGTTCCGCTCCAGTAAGGTTGAGATAATCGAGGCGTAGGTGGAGGGACGTCCGATTCCTAGCTCCTCGAGTTTTTTGACCAGACTTGCCTCTGAGTAGCGGGGAGGAGGTTGGGTGAAATGCTGATGCCCTGTAACAGTCTTCGCATCGGCACGTTCATTGGATTTAACGGGTGGGAGAAGATTTTCTGTTTCGTCGTCCTCATCTGCTTCATCCCTGCCCTCACGATACACACGTTGAAACCCATCAAAGGTACACGTTGAACCTGTTGCACGAAACGTATGATCTTTTGATGCATCATTGATGGTGACGCTTAACTGGTCATAGCGAGCGTTTGCCATTTGGGACGCTGCCATGCGTTGCCACACAATTGTATAAAGCTTGAGCTGATCATCATCAAGATAGGTTTTGACCCCATCAGGGGTGCGGGTGATATCTGTCGGACGTATTGCTTCATGGGCTTCTTGAGCATTCTTGGTTTTCGTCGCATAAACGCGCGCATCTGCAGGCAGATAATCACCACCATATGCTTTTGCAATGTGTGTTCGTGCCCCTGCAATAGCTTCTTGGGAAACTGTTACACCGTCTGTACGCATGTAAGTAATTAAACCGATACTTTCAGCACCTATGTTAATTCCTTCATACAGTTGCTGGGCAATACGCATGGTTTTGCGGGCACCAAACCCTAGTTTTCGTGCTGCCTCTTGTTGCAACGTGGAGGTTGTGAAAGGTGCAGCAGGCTTGCGTTGCGTTTGTTTTGTCTCAACAGAGGAGATAGCATAGGTGAGATCTTTGAGGGTTGCGACCACATCTTGCGTTTGCGTCTCCTTGATCAAGGAAAATTTATCAAGCTTTTCACCTTTGTAGGATACTAGTTTTGCGACAAATGGTTTGTGGGTACCAACAAGAAATTGTCCCTCAACATGCCAATACTCTTGGGCGTTGAAGCCTTCTATTTCTGTTTCACGTTCTGTAATGAGGCGCAGTGCTACAGACTGGACTCGCCCTGCTGAACGGCTTCCAGGGAGTTTTCGCCATAAGATGGGAGACAGGGAAAAACCGACAAGGTAATCAAGAGAGCGACGCGCAAGATAAGCATCAACCAAATTCTGGTCAACTTCACGGCCCTTAGCAATGGCTTCGGTGACAGCTCGTTTGGTGATTTCGTGAAAAACAACCCGTGTAATTGGTTGATCCTTGAGTACTTTTTTTTCACGCAGAGCTTCAACAATGTGCCAAGAAATTGCCTCTCCTTCGCGGTCTGGATCGGTTGCTAGAATAAGGCTACTTCCCTCTTTAACAAGCTTTGCAATAGCAGTAATTTGTTTTTTGGCCCGAGGGTCACTTTCCCACACCATAGCAAAATTTGCATCAGGGTTGACGGAGCCATCCTTGGAGGGAAGATCACGAATGTGTCCCATAGAGGCAATGACCTCATAGGTGTTGCCGAGATATTTTTGGATGGTACGCGCCTTAGCGGGCGATTCAACAATAACAATTTTTGCCATAGGGCTGGGAAACCTCCACTATACTAGTAAGTCAAGACAAGTGATTGATCGTGGGTGCGTGCGATCTTTCCTTCAAGTTCAAGCTCTGCGATCAGCTGACACAGAGTATCCATTGATGTTTTGCATTTTACGGCAAGGTCGTCAATGGGTGTTGGGCTGAAACTGAGGAGTTCTAACACTTGCTGGTGAGCCGCTGTGTATCCTTCAAGAATTGATGAGTCAGGAAAAAATGAGGGTGATTGGGTTTTTTGTGCCCGTTGATGAAAAATAGGTGTTTTGGCAAAACAGTTTTCTATAATATCCGTTGCGGTGCTAAGGGGGATAGCTCCTTGCTTGAGCAACTCAATGCTTCCGATAAAGCGAGGATCTTCGGGGAAACCAGGAATGACGTAGATATCTTTCCCGAGTTCGTTTCCGAGGCGGGCTGTTATAAGGGATCCTGACCTTGCACCCGCTTCAGCGACGAGAATAGATTGAGACAACGCGGCAATTATACGGTTCCGGCGCGGAAAGTTTTGGGCACGAGGAGGAGTCCCAGGGGGGAACTCACTAATAATGAGCCCATTCAATTTTTCTAACGTATCAAAAAGTGCCCTATTCTCCTGGGGGTAGATGACATCAGTTCCGCACCCAAGAACCGCAATTGTGCCAGTTGAAAGGCTTGCTTCATGCGCACAGGTATCAATGCCCTTTGCAAAACCTGACGTAATAATATATCCATGGGCCCCCAATTCCCGGACAATTTTCTGGACAAACTTTTGTGTATTGAGAGACGCATTACGCGCGCCGACCACCCCAATTTGTGGTACTGATAAAAGGGTGTTTTTTCCACGATACCACAGTACTGATGGAGCGTCGTCCAGCTGAAAAAGACAATCAGGGTAGTGCGTATCACACGCAAGAATATAACCCGTATTTTGGGGGACTTGTTCTATTTTTTCTATTGATAGCGTGTGTGGATATAGATAATCATGCTCTTCAAGAAACGCGTCTATTTGATGAGACCAGGGTGCCTCTCGCGCCAAGGATATGGGCGATCTTTTTTCTTTGTGATAGGCACGCAACAAGGGCGCTTTCATTCCCTTACAGCGGGCAAGAGCGTACCAATACCTACTGTTCATGGGGTCATGGGGGGCGTGGCCAGAAATGTTTGTGTAGGATGTCACGGTTAAATACGCCCCTCTTCTGCGTAAACAAGGCGTTGAATGTTTCCACGATGTTGCCATATAATCAGGGCATACATGATGCCTCCATAGAGAAATGCAATGTGTTGGGCGTAAAGCCCGTACCCAAGGCTCAAAGATATCCCTGTTAATGTCCCGAGTGACGACAGGCGTGTGGCTTTAATAATAATGAGGGCGGGAATAACCCCCAGAAGTGTCATCGCATAGGGAAAGTAATCATGTGTAAAAATTATCCCCAAGAAAACCGCAATACCTTTGCCCCCCTTAAATCCTAACCAGAGTGGCCAGCAGTGCCCAATGATCAGGATAATCCCTGAGAAACCTATTTCATGGACATTGGCCCCGATATGCTTAAGAAAAGCAAGGCACCCGTATGCTTTTGCCGTGTCACAGGCGAGTGTTGCAATGCCGGCAAGTGTGCTCCCTGATCGCAAGGCATTGGTTGCTCCAACGCTTCCGGACCCAAATCGGCGAATATCTTTGTGCGTGAGGACTTTTGTAAAGATATAACCAAACGGGATCGCTCCAATAAAATATGCAAGTATGTAATATAGAGGGGGGTGTGCAAGGAGATCCATGGTTATTTGTGCCCTAAAGTAAGTGTGGAAAGTGTAACAGCCGTTGCAACGGATACATTGAGTGTGGGAAAATTGGGATTGGTTGCTATACGAGCTGTGATATCACAATTTTTGAGAACTTGGGGGCGAATTCCCTTCCCTTCTGATCCCATCACCACTGCGAGCTTCTCGTATGTTGGGACTTTATCCAGTGTTGTTTGTGCATGCTCACTTAAGCCCAAACACCAATAGCCGTTTTCCTTCAATGTTTCTTGCGTGGCTGCAATGTTGCCGACGCGGGTGATAGGGACGTACTCAAGGGCTCCGCAGGCTGCTTTTACAAGACTTGGTGTTTCTGTGGCAGGCGTTTGACGGTCATGGCATATAATTCCCTTGACGCCGAAGGCGGCACATGTGCGAACAATGGCGCCAATATTTTGAGGATCGGTGAGATTATCTAAGATGAGCAGAGTGTGCGCGCCTTTGTTTTTGGCAAGGTGTTTCAAAAGATTCCCGAGATTGGGTTGGGGAAGGGGGTCACAATAGAGGATCACTCCTTGATGAACGGCATCATTGCCACATATGCGACTCATTGCTCCCATTTCGAGAATATCATGAGGAATTCCTGCGCCAATATTTAGCATCGTTGCTGCTGAAGTGCTGGTGAGAAGTCTGTACAGCGTCCGTTGAGGGTTTCTCAGTGCGTGTTGCACAGAGTGCGTGCCATAAATAAAATGCTTCACGTCAGAAAAACTACAATTTTTCAAACAATATAAGCGGTTACGACTACTGGTGAAAGATATTATTCACAGAACGTTGAAGAATTTGGTGTTTTTGTGAAAAACACCAATAGCAAGTGTGCGTTCATAAGACTACATCCCCTCTTGTTGGCGTCTAAGAGA from Alphaproteobacteria bacterium carries:
- the dprA gene encoding DNA-protecting protein DprA produces the protein MTSYTNISGHAPHDPMNSRYWYALARCKGMKAPLLRAYHKEKRSPISLAREAPWSHQIDAFLEEHDYLYPHTLSIEKIEQVPQNTGYILACDTHYPDCLFQLDDAPSVLWYRGKNTLLSVPQIGVVGARNASLNTQKFVQKIVRELGAHGYIITSGFAKGIDTCAHEASLSTGTIAVLGCGTDVIYPQENRALFDTLEKLNGLIISEFPPGTPPRAQNFPRRNRIIAALSQSILVAEAGARSGSLITARLGNELGKDIYVIPGFPEDPRFIGSIELLKQGAIPLSTATDIIENCFAKTPIFHQRAQKTQSPSFFPDSSILEGYTAAHQQVLELLSFSPTPIDDLAVKCKTSMDTLCQLIAELELEGKIARTHDQSLVLTY
- the rlmB gene encoding 23S rRNA (guanosine(2251)-2'-O)-methyltransferase RlmB, whose protein sequence is MKHFIYGTHSVQHALRNPQRTLYRLLTSTSAATMLNIGAGIPHDILEMGAMSRICGNDAVHQGVILYCDPLPQPNLGNLLKHLAKNKGAHTLLILDNLTDPQNIGAIVRTCAAFGVKGIICHDRQTPATETPSLVKAACGALEYVPITRVGNIAATQETLKENGYWCLGLSEHAQTTLDKVPTYEKLAVVMGSEGKGIRPQVLKNCDITARIATNPNFPTLNVSVATAVTLSTLTLGHK
- the topA gene encoding type I DNA topoisomerase translates to MAKIVIVESPAKARTIQKYLGNTYEVIASMGHIRDLPSKDGSVNPDANFAMVWESDPRAKKQITAIAKLVKEGSSLILATDPDREGEAISWHIVEALREKKVLKDQPITRVVFHEITKRAVTEAIAKGREVDQNLVDAYLARRSLDYLVGFSLSPILWRKLPGSRSAGRVQSVALRLITERETEIEGFNAQEYWHVEGQFLVGTHKPFVAKLVSYKGEKLDKFSLIKETQTQDVVATLKDLTYAISSVETKQTQRKPAAPFTTSTLQQEAARKLGFGARKTMRIAQQLYEGINIGAESIGLITYMRTDGVTVSQEAIAGARTHIAKAYGGDYLPADARVYATKTKNAQEAHEAIRPTDITRTPDGVKTYLDDDQLKLYTIVWQRMAASQMANARYDQLSVTINDASKDHTFRATGSTCTFDGFQRVYREGRDEADEDDETENLLPPVKSNERADAKTVTGHQHFTQPPPRYSEASLVKKLEELGIGRPSTYASIISTLLERNYVRLEKKQFIPESRGRIVTAFLEHFFNKYVAYDFTANLEESLDEISRGEKAWLTVLGDFWQNFTAKIADAGELRTSEVLDRLNDDLAQFLFGAQKDRSCPSCSKTDGGTLSLKLGKFGGFIGCSRYPECKFTRQFMDQSTAEESITEGDGAESNEPKLLGTDPVSGLEITLRKGPYGAYLQWGEATKPKEKPKRATLPRGVTPTNLTLEKAIEIGQLPKTLGKEEESGDDVVLNIGRFGPYVKVGKIFASIPSSMDIFEISLAEAIDLYTKKKSAPPRAFGRKAKK
- the rnr gene encoding ribonuclease R gives rise to the protein MSTEIPFPTSAEILHYIEQNRGEVTRRELARAFKITANNRNNLRHIIRQLCEDGHLQIFRNKLSRLPLPKILIVVISEIDERGNILARPDAGHLAGLIHIQENEKTYHRIGDRLKVRIEEKLESYAYTAKIIETITNQTTRITGVYTCHPQGDFIEPTERGWPPKISVDGNGHHPKSGDIVLAKISQKHRTFHATVEEILGHCTDSHILGLITLHNYKLPLAFHPDALNEAEKGTIPTIADRVDLRNMPLVTVDGAHARDFDDAIFAEPDPDNPDGWHLVVAIADVSYYVQPNSALDREAQNRGNSVYFPDRVVPMLPEKLSNDLCSLKPHEDRACLAVHLWIDKNGIRKRYKFVRALMRSHARLTYQQVQNHLDGREIDAPKGFDTVQLNHLLGAYHALRRARQHRGTLNVDLPETEIHVDSTTEETSFATADRYDSHRIIEEFMILANVAAAHMLQQHKTQAIYRTHEIPDPLKIKELRDTLKALGVPLPKGEIREPKHLDQILQHVSDSPLQRLVSKLVLRTQTRAIYNPENQGHFGLNLPQYAHFTSPIRRYADFVVHRAILHAMGREKHTPFNRPEVERIANHITQREHQADMAERSLRERYMINYLKGHRGGSFKGIIDGVTKFGLYVELDDYPASGFVPRETLLGDRYSYDHKTNRMVGQRGKHIWSLGDIVVVTVVEADPLRKKLLLAIKKRLQSVAEIALH
- a CDS encoding glycerol-3-phosphate acyltransferase, with translation MDLLAHPPLYYILAYFIGAIPFGYIFTKVLTHKDIRRFGSGSVGATNALRSGSTLAGIATLACDTAKAYGCLAFLKHIGANVHEIGFSGIILIIGHCWPLWLGFKGGKGIAVFLGIIFTHDYFPYAMTLLGVIPALIIIKATRLSSLGTLTGISLSLGYGLYAQHIAFLYGGIMYALIIWQHRGNIQRLVYAEEGRI